The Staphylothermus marinus F1 genome has a segment encoding these proteins:
- the pyrC gene encoding dihydroorotase, giving the protein MIPQIIYRGLIYDLHGLRKATLVIENGFIKEILDPWENVSGEIVLDYRRDKEVIAFPGFIDMHVHLRDFKQSYKETIETGTKAALHGGITVVGEMPNTLPRIDNFSILEKRMKILENNSYTDYYVYIDVPENKSDVEQMIRNSVVMGVKLYPEKIGYPTLDYMLEKLGRINKILIVHPEEQYMIDKYKTSLDEYYWFRDVRVEIESIRHVSILSNKFNVKTHITHITNYLSLLEAKRFGYTADTCPHYLLFDYERFNAKNCYVKVLPPIRDHQNRILLYDLFVSGHIDALASDHAPHSVVEKMCCPKTCPPGINGVEVISVFAGDLVSKGIISLDQMYRLLSYNPSRILGLRKYGILCRGCRGNLSIIRFNCKTRIEPGYIVSKAKYSVYDSWEFHSCVEATVIGGKLGFQRGKGFSQKIHGRAVGVLEG; this is encoded by the coding sequence TTGATCCCCCAAATAATTTATCGCGGATTAATATATGATTTGCATGGATTAAGAAAAGCAACATTAGTCATTGAAAACGGTTTTATAAAGGAAATACTTGATCCATGGGAAAACGTATCAGGAGAAATAGTTCTCGATTATAGAAGAGATAAAGAAGTCATAGCTTTCCCGGGATTCATTGATATGCATGTACATCTCAGAGATTTTAAGCAATCATATAAGGAAACAATAGAGACTGGCACCAAAGCAGCACTACATGGAGGCATTACTGTTGTTGGAGAAATGCCTAATACTCTTCCCAGAATAGATAATTTCTCAATTCTCGAGAAGAGAATGAAGATTTTAGAGAACAACTCATATACAGATTACTATGTATACATAGATGTTCCGGAGAATAAATCAGATGTTGAACAAATGATTAGAAACTCTGTTGTAATGGGTGTTAAGCTTTATCCTGAAAAAATAGGTTATCCAACACTAGATTATATGCTTGAAAAACTAGGAAGGATAAATAAGATATTAATTGTTCATCCCGAAGAACAATACATGATAGACAAGTATAAGACTAGTCTAGACGAGTATTATTGGTTTAGAGATGTTAGAGTTGAAATAGAATCTATTAGGCATGTATCTATTCTAAGCAATAAGTTCAACGTTAAAACTCATATAACACATATAACCAATTACTTATCACTACTAGAAGCTAAGAGGTTTGGATACACAGCTGATACTTGTCCCCACTACTTATTGTTCGACTATGAAAGATTTAATGCTAAGAACTGTTATGTAAAAGTCCTTCCCCCAATAAGGGATCACCAAAACCGGATCCTATTATATGATTTATTCGTATCAGGACATATTGATGCCTTAGCAAGCGATCATGCACCACATAGTGTAGTTGAGAAAATGTGTTGTCCAAAAACATGTCCTCCAGGTATTAACGGTGTTGAAGTAATAAGTGTTTTTGCAGGCGATCTTGTTTCTAAAGGAATCATTAGCTTAGACCAAATGTATCGTTTACTAAGCTATAATCCATCCAGGATTCTTGGTTTAAGAAAATATGGTATATTATGCAGGGGCTGTAGAGGTAATTTATCAATTATTAGGTTTAACTGTAAGACAAGAATAGAGCCTGGATACATTGTTTCTAAAGCGAAGTACAGCGTATATGATTCTTGGGAATTCCACTCATGCGTTGAAGCTACAGTTATTGGTGGGAAACTAGGTTTTCAACGTGGAAAAGGTTTTTCTCAAAAGATTCATGGACGAGCAGTCGGTGTTTTGGAGGGGTGA
- a CDS encoding dihydroorotate dehydrogenase, whose product MDLTTKVTGIVFKHPIMNASGILASSINGVGILAKTGVAGIVTKTLTLKPREGYLPPITIPLDYGLLNAVGLANPGIDAVNVLVEEIHKYGLPAIVSIGGRDPREFQILAEKALDARPEALELNLSCPHTPGFGVDTVATDEVLKHVALNVSSVSNIPVWGKLGFSRRIIRESEILLNNGVDAVVLINTLPGMFIDVYVGKPVLTHGFGGLSGPAIHPVAVYSVYKVYEELGAEIIGVGGVIDWKTSVELLLAGAKAIQIGTGFYMVGYNIVNNILDGIKKYMEEKGFTRISDIIGYAHRK is encoded by the coding sequence ATGGATTTAACAACTAAGGTTACAGGTATAGTTTTCAAACATCCAATAATGAATGCTAGTGGTATTTTAGCATCAAGTATTAATGGTGTAGGGATTCTTGCAAAAACTGGTGTAGCAGGTATTGTGACAAAAACTCTTACACTTAAGCCTAGAGAAGGATACTTACCCCCAATAACTATTCCACTAGATTATGGATTACTGAATGCTGTTGGACTTGCTAATCCAGGTATTGATGCAGTAAATGTTCTCGTTGAAGAAATTCATAAATACGGATTACCTGCAATTGTGAGTATTGGTGGACGGGATCCAAGAGAGTTCCAAATATTAGCTGAGAAAGCACTGGATGCTAGACCAGAGGCTTTAGAGCTTAATCTTAGTTGTCCACACACTCCAGGTTTCGGTGTTGACACAGTTGCTACGGATGAAGTTTTAAAACATGTTGCTTTAAATGTATCTAGTGTTTCAAATATTCCTGTATGGGGTAAGCTGGGTTTTAGTAGGAGAATTATTAGGGAATCAGAAATACTATTGAATAATGGGGTTGACGCAGTTGTTTTAATAAATACTTTGCCCGGTATGTTTATTGATGTATATGTTGGTAAACCTGTTCTAACACATGGATTCGGAGGATTATCGGGTCCAGCAATACATCCTGTAGCAGTGTATAGTGTTTATAAGGTATATGAAGAGCTTGGAGCTGAAATAATAGGTGTTGGCGGAGTAATTGATTGGAAAACAAGTGTTGAACTACTACTTGCTGGTGCAAAAGCTATTCAAATAGGTACAGGATTCTACATGGTTGGATACAATATAGTAAACAATATACTTGATGGTATCAAGAAGTATATGGAAGAGAAAGGATTTACGAGAATATCCGATATCATAGGATATGCGCATAGAAAATAA
- a CDS encoding ABC-ATPase domain-containing protein: MEIIGVDELSTFLKMFSNKRYGYYKTLKSIVINYDNVRASFTRIQSDPYAPPSILEFIVPRNIHGLKLKRFRVRDYQVLSDYLYRRLYSESIRYRWKCGSGYSCFLGVPKPSPIMIYRSGAEIVGGDIVLRIFIGLPASGRRILVKPLIHILSIIIPRIIDKFRNLYKCEKEIWERVLYFRDYLYIQELLADENAVAFIANNSILPRESSISQKPLSNAVPFSIEDKYSREIRLPSGKTIYGLIIPQGLTVITGGGYHGKTTLLEALQEGVYPHIPGDGREYVVSRPRTVLVKAEDGRFIHRVDISSFIKKTPVIGDTKDFISRDASGSTSMAASINELVEAGVDNILLDEDTSATNLLYKDEYMARLLSDDPITTITQLARSFTRKTGINLVVVSSASSILLSKADFIILMRNYKPSILSREEIGLVEKLPDKQYRPPRERVFKGIRGVEKIRAKGSKLTIKYRDGTVFELDLKNNPRIIENGQVKMIATILKWVIREKITGSTRKLVETINNVFQEKGFSGFTKVVPPDLSWVDGLDVVWAINRLYNVVFEKRPS; the protein is encoded by the coding sequence TTGGAGATCATAGGCGTAGATGAATTAAGTACTTTCCTTAAAATGTTCTCGAATAAAAGATATGGTTACTATAAGACTTTAAAGAGTATAGTAATAAACTATGATAATGTACGAGCTAGTTTTACCCGCATACAGTCTGATCCCTATGCACCTCCGTCTATTCTGGAGTTCATTGTTCCGAGGAATATACATGGGTTAAAACTCAAAAGATTTAGGGTAAGAGATTATCAAGTACTTTCGGATTATCTCTATAGGAGGCTCTATAGTGAATCTATAAGATATAGGTGGAAGTGTGGTAGTGGGTATAGTTGTTTCTTAGGGGTTCCTAAGCCTTCTCCGATAATGATTTATCGTAGTGGGGCAGAAATAGTTGGAGGAGATATTGTTTTGAGAATTTTTATTGGTTTACCAGCGTCTGGTAGGAGAATACTGGTTAAACCACTTATTCATATATTATCAATAATTATACCCCGAATAATCGATAAGTTCAGGAACTTGTATAAGTGTGAAAAAGAAATATGGGAGAGAGTTCTTTATTTTAGGGACTACTTGTATATTCAGGAATTACTCGCTGATGAAAACGCTGTTGCGTTCATAGCTAATAATAGTATTTTACCTAGAGAATCAAGTATATCGCAGAAACCCTTATCAAACGCTGTTCCTTTTAGTATAGAGGATAAGTATTCTCGAGAGATAAGGCTTCCAAGCGGTAAAACAATATATGGATTAATTATTCCTCAGGGACTCACAGTTATAACTGGTGGAGGATATCATGGTAAAACAACATTGTTGGAAGCATTACAGGAGGGAGTATATCCCCACATACCCGGTGATGGTAGAGAATACGTTGTATCTAGGCCTAGAACAGTTCTTGTAAAAGCTGAGGACGGCAGATTTATTCATAGAGTAGATATTTCCAGCTTCATCAAGAAAACACCTGTTATTGGGGATACAAAGGATTTTATAAGTAGAGATGCAAGCGGGTCTACAAGTATGGCTGCATCAATAAATGAACTTGTCGAAGCCGGTGTTGATAATATTTTGTTAGATGAGGATACTAGTGCTACAAATCTATTATACAAGGATGAATATATGGCTAGACTGCTCAGCGACGACCCGATAACAACTATTACACAACTAGCTAGAAGCTTTACTAGGAAGACAGGGATTAACTTGGTAGTAGTTTCTAGTGCTTCATCAATTCTTCTAAGCAAAGCAGATTTTATTATTCTTATGAGAAACTATAAGCCCTCAATACTGTCCAGAGAAGAAATAGGTCTAGTAGAAAAGCTTCCAGATAAACAATATCGTCCACCTAGGGAAAGAGTGTTTAAGGGGATAAGAGGTGTTGAAAAAATTAGAGCTAAGGGATCAAAGCTTACGATAAAATATAGGGATGGAACAGTTTTCGAGCTCGACTTAAAGAATAATCCGAGAATAATTGAGAACGGGCAAGTTAAAATGATCGCTACTATTCTTAAATGGGTTATTAGAGAAAAAATCACTGGTTCAACAAGAAAACTAGTTGAAACAATAAATAATGTGTTCCAAGAGAAAGGGTTCTCAGGATTTACCAAAGTAGTTCCTCCTGATCTCAGCTGGGTTGATGGATTAGATGTTGTATGGGCTATTAATAGATTATACAATGTAGTATTCGAGAAAAGACCCTCATAG